From a region of the Dehalococcoidales bacterium genome:
- a CDS encoding DUF2769 domain-containing protein, which yields MADIPFTEEKVNQCICPSCPVESQSQCSAELLKGPRHNPLKHEEVPGLYCAAGKAACPDLDFKKECICIACPVYMQYKLSGGKPPLYFCRDGASA from the coding sequence ATGGCCGATATACCTTTCACCGAGGAGAAAGTGAACCAGTGTATCTGTCCCTCGTGTCCGGTGGAGAGTCAGAGTCAGTGCTCCGCGGAACTGCTGAAGGGTCCCAGGCATAATCCCCTGAAGCACGAGGAGGTGCCCGGGCTGTACTGCGCTGCCGGTAAGGCTGCCTGCCCGGACCTTGATTTCAAAAAGGAGTGCATCTGCATCGCCTGTCCTGTTTATATGCAGTACAAGCTATCAGGAGGAAAACCGCCGCTCTACTTCTGCCGTGATGGGGCGTCAGCTTAG